One genomic window of Caballeronia sp. SBC1 includes the following:
- a CDS encoding succinate dehydrogenase iron-sulfur subunit, translated as MSETRTFEIYRYDPDKDAPPHSQVFKLEVTVNDRMLLDVLIRLKAQDETLSFRRSCREGVCGSDAMNINGKNGLACTTNLNDLPRHTVLRPLPGLPVVRDLIVDMTAFFKQYDSIMPYLINDTPPPERERLQSPEERDQLDGLYECILCACCSSACPSYWWNPDKYVGPAGLLQAYRFLVDSRDEGTAARLDNLDDPYRLFRCRTILNCTDVCPKGLNPAKAIGEIRTMLARRII; from the coding sequence GTGAGTGAGACAAGAACCTTCGAGATTTACCGATACGATCCAGACAAGGATGCCCCGCCTCATTCGCAGGTCTTTAAGCTAGAGGTGACGGTGAATGATCGAATGTTACTGGATGTACTAATTCGCCTCAAAGCACAGGACGAGACGCTCAGCTTCCGGCGTTCCTGTCGTGAGGGGGTATGCGGCTCTGACGCTATGAACATCAACGGCAAGAACGGACTCGCCTGCACGACCAATCTCAACGATCTACCTCGCCACACGGTGTTGCGACCGTTACCCGGTTTACCAGTCGTACGCGATCTGATCGTCGATATGACTGCATTTTTCAAGCAGTATGATTCGATCATGCCGTACCTGATCAACGATACCCCGCCCCCCGAGCGAGAGCGGCTCCAGTCGCCGGAGGAACGTGATCAACTCGACGGTCTCTATGAATGCATCCTGTGCGCGTGTTGCTCGAGCGCGTGCCCTTCATACTGGTGGAACCCGGATAAATACGTCGGTCCAGCAGGGTTGCTACAGGCTTATCGCTTTCTGGTCGATTCCCGCGACGAAGGAACTGCCGCACGGCTGGATAATCTCGATGACCCGTACCGTCTGTTCCGATGTCGCACGATTCTGAACTGCACGGATGTTTGCCCCAAAGGATTGAATCCGGCAAAAGCAATCGGGGAGATCCGCACCATGCTCGCACGCAGAATTATCTGA
- a CDS encoding DUF488 domain-containing protein — translation MPQADRKKLQIFIKRAYENPTPEDGYCVLVDRVWPRGRSKAALALDQWESDLAPSTTLRKWFGHDPKRWEAFEQRYQSELASEEQQERMRRLLSDSRGRPISLIYGAKDENHNQAVVLRDVLSCLSEE, via the coding sequence ATGCCGCAGGCGGATCGCAAGAAATTGCAGATATTCATCAAACGTGCATACGAGAACCCGACACCGGAGGATGGCTATTGTGTCCTTGTAGACCGCGTTTGGCCTCGAGGTCGCAGCAAGGCCGCGCTTGCCCTCGATCAGTGGGAGTCCGACCTCGCACCCAGTACGACATTGCGCAAATGGTTCGGCCACGATCCGAAGCGATGGGAAGCATTCGAGCAGCGCTACCAAAGCGAACTTGCTTCTGAGGAGCAGCAAGAGCGAATGCGACGCCTTTTGAGCGATTCGCGTGGCCGTCCGATCTCACTCATCTATGGCGCAAAGGACGAGAACCATAACCAGGCCGTTGTCTTGCGGGATGTCCTTTCGTGCCTGTCTGAAGAATGA
- a CDS encoding cytochrome c, whose protein sequence is MNEDRLFTFRNRWFAVTVGGTIALAVVSALIGFVWLPSVQKDEPFQGVWNAICSAAGVPQQWLRISSAPPVPTVQTSNVVMTPQLLAVSSSSAVGRGATLALRCTMCHGARGMSEANSPNLAGQYPAVIYKQLLDFASGARRNAVMSPMVASLSDQDMRDLAAYYAYLPKPRIPGLPAPVPMPAIVSHGSPMRNIASCASCHGGVDHKAGSPWLEGLPAAYTRDQLTAFVNDTRHNDINEQMRNIARNMTSDEIDAAAAYYAGAQPTQP, encoded by the coding sequence ATGAACGAAGACCGTCTCTTCACGTTCCGCAACCGCTGGTTTGCAGTGACCGTTGGTGGAACGATCGCGCTCGCCGTCGTATCTGCGTTGATCGGCTTTGTGTGGTTGCCGTCGGTTCAGAAAGACGAGCCTTTCCAGGGCGTCTGGAATGCGATCTGCAGCGCGGCCGGCGTGCCGCAGCAATGGTTGCGTATTTCGTCCGCTCCTCCCGTGCCGACGGTGCAAACCAGTAACGTGGTTATGACGCCGCAGTTGCTGGCTGTATCGAGTAGTTCGGCAGTCGGGCGGGGCGCTACCCTCGCATTGCGATGCACCATGTGTCACGGCGCGCGTGGCATGAGTGAGGCAAACTCGCCAAATCTTGCTGGACAATATCCGGCTGTTATTTACAAGCAGTTGCTTGACTTCGCTTCAGGCGCTCGTCGTAACGCTGTAATGTCGCCAATGGTCGCCTCGCTCAGCGATCAGGACATGCGTGACCTGGCGGCGTACTACGCATACTTGCCCAAGCCGAGGATTCCTGGCCTGCCCGCGCCGGTTCCGATGCCGGCAATCGTGTCGCATGGTTCGCCGATGCGCAATATTGCTTCGTGCGCGTCATGTCATGGTGGTGTCGATCACAAGGCGGGCAGCCCATGGCTCGAAGGGCTGCCGGCCGCCTACACGCGGGATCAGTTGACGGCATTCGTCAACGACACGCGCCACAACGATATCAACGAGCAGATGCGTAATATCGCGCGCAACATGACGTCCGATGAAATTGACGCAGCGGCGGCATATTACGCGGGGGCGCAACCTACCCAGCCCTAA